In the Choloepus didactylus isolate mChoDid1 chromosome 5, mChoDid1.pri, whole genome shotgun sequence genome, one interval contains:
- the THAP5 gene encoding THAP domain-containing protein 5, giving the protein MPRYCAAICCKNRRGRNDKDRKLSFYPFPLHDKERLEKWLKNMKRDSWVPSKYQFLCSDHFTPDSLDIRWGIRYLKQTAIPTIFALPEDNQGKDSSKKKSQKKKLEGKKEESFTSNEPMKNTINKDLLPECAKLFDSTALVRPPAPKSENTQNNILTLNLVKQDIEKPQSTLETSDVGILHTSFDSLNSTTITWATADSEDTQQSLKTQEVLEIATSNFANPNFTDNSVEIKSAQENPVLFSTITQTVGELNTNKESVIAIFVSTENPRPVVNSFIPVQQETVETEDMDIEDSLYKDTDYGTEVLQIEHSYCRQDINKEHLWQKVSKLHSKITLLELQEQQTLGRLKSLEALIRQLKQENLLSEENVKIIENHFTTYEVTMI; this is encoded by the exons atttcCTCTGCATGACAAAGAAAGGCTTGAAAAATGGTTAAAGAATATGAAACGTGACTCATGGGTTCCCAGTAAATACCAGTTCCTGTGTAGCGACCATTTTACTCCTGACTCTCTTGACATCAGATGGGGTATTCGATATTTGAAACAAACTGCAATTCCAACAATATTTGCTTTGCCAGAAGACAATCAG ggaaaagactcttccaaaaaaaagtCTCAGAAGAAAAAATTGGAGGGTAAGAAAGAAGAATCATTTACATCAAATGAGCCTATGAAAAATACCATTAACAAGGACTTGCTCCCTGAATGTGCAAAATTATTTGACTCAACTGCCTTGGTACGGCCACCAGCTCCAAAATCAGAAAATACGCAAAATAACATATTAACTCTTAACCTGGTTAAACAAGATATTGAAAAACCACAGTCTACTTTGGAAACATCAGATGTAGGTATTTTGCACACATCTTTTGACAGTCTAAATTCTACAACTATTACTTGGGCAACTGCAGATTCAGAAGATACTCAGCAGTCTTTGAAAACTCAAGAAGTGCTTGAAATAGCTACCAGTAATTTTGCTAATCCAAATTTTACAGATAACTCTGTGGAAATTAAGTCAGCACAGGAAAATCCAGTTTTATTCAGTACAATTACTCAAACAGTTGGAGAATTAAACACAAATAAGGAATCTGTTATTGCCATTTTTGTATCCACTGAAAATCCTAGACCTGTAGTTAATTCTTTTATACCTGTCCAACAAGAAACTGTGGAAACGGAAGACATGGATATTGAAGACTCCTTATATAAGGATACGGACTATGGAACAGAAGTTTTACAAATTGAACATTCTTATTGCAGACAAGACATAAATAAGGAACATCTATGGCAAAAAGTTTCTAAGCTACATTCAAAAATAACACTTCTTGAGTTACAAGAGCAGCAAACTCTAGGAAGATTGAAGTCTTTGGAAGCCCTTATAAGGCAGCTAAAACAGGAAAATTTGCTATCTGAAGAAAATGTCAAGATTATAGAAAACCATTTCACAACATACGAAGTTACTATGATATAA